One region of Salvia miltiorrhiza cultivar Shanhuang (shh) chromosome 3, IMPLAD_Smil_shh, whole genome shotgun sequence genomic DNA includes:
- the LOC131015048 gene encoding UDP-glycosyltransferase 74E2-like, giving the protein MEKTAHKPHCLILPYPIQGHINPMIQFSKRLAHKGIAVTFAIREDVPINEFSADISVETISDGFHGNRAHTKLPEYLLIFRKAGTESLSKLIQKLREDGRPVDCVVYDAFLPWGLSVAKDLGLFGAAFFTQSCCVNIIYYNIFKGLLKVPVLEKEILVAGLPALAVSDLPSFVLDQEAHPGTLELLLSQFEGVEDCDFVFVNSVYELEEEATDWLRKFMFVKTIGPTIPSMYLDKRLPHDKNYGLSLFKPIDACMEWLQQQSPKSVIYISFGSMAKLERQQMEELATALKLIGKPFLWVVRSSEESKLPEKFAEEASGKGLIVSWCPQLEVLAHDAIGCFVTHCGWNSTLEALSLGVPMVGVPWWSDQATNAKFVMDVWKMGVRAFSNKEGIVGHEELARCVKYVMEGERAEDMRENARKWKELTKEAVDEGGSSDTNIQEFVFALLRN; this is encoded by the exons ATGGAGAAAACAGCACACAAACCACACTGTTTAATCCTGCCATATCCCATCCAAGGCCACATAAACCCCATGATCCAATTCTCGAAACGCTTAGCCCACAAGGGCATCGCAGTCACCTTCGCCATAAGAGAAGACGTCCCCATCAACGAATTCTCCGCCGACATCTCCGTCGAGACCATCTCCGACGGCTTCCATGGCAACAGAGCCCACACCAAGCTGCCGGAGTATCTGCTCATCTTCCGAAAGGCCGGGACGGAGTCGCTGTCCAAACTCATCCAGAAGCTTCGAGAAGATGGCCGCCCCGTCGACTGCGTCGTCTACGACGCGTTCCTGCCGTGGGGCCTCTCCGTCGCGAAGGATTTGGGGCTGTTTGGGGCTGCGTTTTTCACGCAGTCGTGCTGCGTCAACATCATCTACTACAATATATTCAAAGGGTTGCTGAAAGTTCCGGTTTTGGAGAAGGAGATCTTGGTTGCTGGGCTGCCGGCGTTGGCGGTTTCCGATCTGCCGTCGTTTGTTCTTGATCAGGAGGCGCATCCCGGCACGCTCGAGCTGCTTCTGAGCCAGTTTGAAGGCGTGGAGGATTGTGATTTCGTGTTCGTTAACTCGGTTTATGAGCTCGAGGAAGAG GCAACTGATTGGTTGAGAAAATTTATGTTCGTGAAAACAATTGGACCAACCATACCTTCTATGTACCTAGACAAAAGATTGCCACATGATAAAAATTATGGTCTTAGTTTGTTCAAACCAATCGACGCTTGCATGGAATGGCTACAACAACAATCACCTAAATCAGTCATATATATCTCCTTTGGTAGTATGGCCAAACTGGAAAGGCAACAAATGGAGGAATTGGCAACAGCCTTAAAGCTAATCGGCAAACCCTTCCTCTGGGTGGTCCGGTCGTCGGAGGAATCGAAGCTCCCCGAGAAATTCGCGGAGGAGGCCTCGGGGAAGGGGCTAATCGTGTCGTGGTGCCCACAGTTGGAGGTCTTGGCCCACGACGCCATAGGCTGCTTCGTCACACACTGCGGATGGAACTCGACTCTTGAGGCCTTGAGTCTGGGAGTCCCGATGGTGGGGGTCCCATGGTGGAGTGACCAGGCTACGAATGCTAAGTTTGTGATGGATGTTTGGAAAATGGGAGTGAGGGCTTTCTCCAATAAAGAAGGTATTGTTGGGCATGAGGAGTTGGCTCGTTGTGTGAAGTATGTgatggagggagagagagcGGAAGACATGAGAGAGAATGCAAGGAAATGGAAGGAATTGACAAAGGAAGCTGTTGATGAGGGAGGAAGTTCAGATACAAATATTCAAGAATTTGTTTTTGCATTGCTACGAAATTGA
- the LOC131015046 gene encoding UDP-glycosyltransferase 74G1-like: MEKIQHRAHCVILPYPVQGHINPMIQFSKRLAHKGIAVTFAVTEDIPINESSAGISVETISDGGYVGNRADAKMPEYLHIFRKAGTESLSKLIQKLREEGRPVDCVVYDAFLPWGLSVARDFGLFGAAFFTQSCCVNIIYYNIFKGLLRVPVLEKEISVAGLPALAVSDLPSFVRDQEAHPGSLELLAGQFEGVEDSDFVFVNSVYELEEEATDWLRKFMSVKTIGPTIPSMYLDKRLTHDKNYGLNLFKPIDTCMEWLQQQSPKSVIYISFGSMAKLEEQQMDELATALKITDKPFLWVVRSEEESKLPENFTEEASGKGLIVSWCPQLEVLAHDAIGCFVTHCGWNSTLEALSLGVPMVAVPWWSDQATNAKFVMDVWKMGLRAFPNEGGIVGHEELARCVKYVMEGERAVEMRENARKWKELTKGAVDEGGTSDRNIQEFVSTMIGGARPQE; encoded by the exons atggagaaaaTACAACACAGAGCACACTGTGTAATCCTGCCATATCCCGTCCAAGGCCACATAAACCCCATGATCCAATTCTCGAAACGCTTAGCCCACAAGGGCATCGCCGTCACCTTCGCCGTCACAGAAGACATCCCCATCAACGAATCCTCCGCCGGCATCTCCGTCGAGACGATCTCCGACGGCGGCTACGTAGGCAACAGAGCCGACGCCAAGATGCCGGAGTATCTGCACATCTTCCGGAAGGCCGGGACGGAGTCGCTGTCCAAACTCATCCAGAAGCTTCGAGAAGAAGGCCGCCCCGTTGACTGCGTCGTCTACGACGCGTTCCTGCCGTGGGGGCTCTCCGTCGCGAGGGATTTCGGGCTGTTTGGGGCTGCGTTTTTCACGCAGTCGTGCTGCGTCAACATCATCTACTACAATATATTCAAAGGGCTGCTGAGAGTTCCGGTTTTGGAGAAGGAGATCTCGGTTGCTGGGCTGCCGGCGTTGGCGGTTTCCGATCTGCCGTCGTTTGTTCGTGATCAGGAGGCGCATCCCGGCTCGCTCGAGCTGCTGGCGGGCCAGTTTGAAGGCGTCGAGGATTCGGATTTCGTGTTCGTTAATTCGGTTTATGAGCTCGAGGAAGAG GCAACCGATTGGTTGAGAAAATTTATGTCCGTGAAAACAATTGGGCCAACCATACCATCAATGTACCTAGACAAAAGATTGACACACGATAAAAATTATGGTCTTAATTTGTTCAAGCCAATCGACACTTGCATGGAATGGCTACAACAACAATCACCTAAATCAGTCATATATATCTCCTTTGGTAGTATGGCCAAATTGGAAGAACAACAAATGGATGAATTGGCAACAGCCCTAAAGATAACCGACAAACCCTTCCTATGGGTGGTTCGATCGGAGGAGGAATCGAAGCTCCCTGAGAATTTCACGGAGGAGGCCTCAGGGAAGGGGCTAATCGTGTCGTGGTGCCCGCAGTTGGAGGTCTTGGCCCACGATGCCATAGGCTGCTTTGTCACGCACTGTGGATGGAACTCGACTCTGGAGGCACTTAGTCTGGGGGTCCCGATGGTGGCGGTCCCGTGGTGGAGTGACCAGGCTACGAATGCTAAGTTTGTGATGGATGTTTGGAAAATGGGACTGAGGGCTTTCCCCAATGAGGGAGGTATCGTTGGGCATGAGGAGTTGGCTCGTTGTGTGAAGTATGTGATGGAAGGAGAGAGAGCGgtagagatgagagagaatgcGAGGAAATGGAAGGAATTGACAAAGGGAGCTGTTGATGAGGGAGGAACTTCAGATAGAAATATTCAAGAATTTGTTTCTACTATGATCGGTGGAGCCCGACCACAAGAGTGA